The window CCGGCGTCGGCGGCCACTGCATCCCGTACTACCCGTACTTCCTCACCGACCCGTTCGACGTGCCGACGCCCCTGCTGGAGACGGCCCGGGCGGTCAACGACGGGATGCCGACGTACACCGCGGAACTGGCGCTGACCGGCCTGCGCGACGAGGGGGTCGACCCCGCGGACGCGACCGTCCTCGTCGCCGGGTTGACCTACCGTGCCGGCGTCGCAGAGACGCGCAAGACGCCGGCACTCCCGATCGTCGAGCGACTCGCGGAGGCGGGCGCGACCGTCCTAGCGACCGACCCGATCCTCGACGACACGAGCGAGTTCTCGGTGGCGGGCGCGACGGTCGTCGACGCACCGACCGACGCCGACCCGGACGCGGTCGTGCTGGTCACGGCACACGAGGAGTTCCGCGACCTCGACGTGCCGACGCTGGCCGGCGACGGCCGCCTCGTCCTCGTCGACGGGCGGCAGGCGCTGACCGAGTACCGTGGCCACGAGTCGGTGCGGTACGAGGGGGTGGGTCTCCATGACTGACACGGTCTGTGTCGTCGGCCTCGGCTACGTCGGCCTGCCACTCGCGGTGCAGTTCGACCGCGCGGGGAAGGCCGTCGTCGGCTTCGACGTCGACGAGGCGAAGGTCGACGGCTTCACCGACGGCGTCGACCCGACCGACGAGGTCGGCGACGAGGCCGTCGCGACGTCCAGCGTGCAGTTCACGACCGACCCGACGCTCGTCGGCGACGCCGACTACGTCGTCGTCACCGTCCCGACGCCGGTCGACAGCAGTCAGACGCCCGACCTCGGGTTCGTCGAGTCGGCCGCCGAGACGGTCGGGAGACACATGCGACCCGGCACGACCGTCGTGCTGGAGTCGACCGTCTACCCCGGCGCGACCGAGCAGGTGCTCGTGCCGGCGCTCGAACGCGAGTCCGGCCTGACGCGGGGCGAGGACTTCTCCGTCGGCTACTCGCCCGAGCGTGCCTCGCCGGGCGACACCGGGCGAGGCGTGCGGGACGTGGTGAAGGTGGTCGGTGCGGACACCGAGTCGGTCCGGGAGGACCTCGCGGACCTCTACGGGAGCATCGTCGACGCCGGCATCCACCGCGCGCCGGACACGGCGACGGCGGAGGCCTCGAAGGTGGTCGAGAACGTCCAGCGGGACATCAACATCGCGCTGGTGAACGAACTCGCCATCGCCTGTGACCACATGGACCTCGACACCGACGCGGTGCTCGAGGCCGCCGGGACGAAGTGGAACTTCCACGACGGCTACTCCCCCGGTCTGGTCGGCGGACACTGCATCCCGGTCGACCCGTTCTACCTCACCTACCAGTCGAAGCAGGACGGCTTCTCGCCGAAACTCGTCTTGCAGGCGCGCGAGGTGAACGAGTACGTGCCGGTCCACGCCGCCCGACAGGCGGTGAAGGCGCTGAACGACTCCGGGCGCGTCCTCCGGGACAGTCACCTGCTCGTCCTCGGCCTCTCGTACAAGCCGGGCGTCGGGGACATCCGGAGTTCGGAGGTCGACGCGCTCGTCGAGGAACTCCGCGAGTACGGCATCGACTGCACCGGCCACGACCCGCACGCCCCCGACGAGGCGTGCGCCGAGGTGTTCGACGTGCCGGTGACCGACGACCCCGACTTCGCCGACTACGACGGTGTCGTCGTCGCCACCGCCCACGAGGAGTACCGCGACATCGACCTCGCAGCCGTGGCCGACGACCTCGGCCCCGACCCGGTCGTCCTCGACGTGGGCGACGTGT of the Salinirubrum litoreum genome contains:
- a CDS encoding nucleotide sugar dehydrogenase, with protein sequence MTDTVCVVGLGYVGLPLAVQFDRAGKAVVGFDVDEAKVDGFTDGVDPTDEVGDEAVATSSVQFTTDPTLVGDADYVVVTVPTPVDSSQTPDLGFVESAAETVGRHMRPGTTVVLESTVYPGATEQVLVPALERESGLTRGEDFSVGYSPERASPGDTGRGVRDVVKVVGADTESVREDLADLYGSIVDAGIHRAPDTATAEASKVVENVQRDINIALVNELAIACDHMDLDTDAVLEAAGTKWNFHDGYSPGLVGGHCIPVDPFYLTYQSKQDGFSPKLVLQAREVNEYVPVHAARQAVKALNDSGRVLRDSHLLVLGLSYKPGVGDIRSSEVDALVEELREYGIDCTGHDPHAPDEACAEVFDVPVTDDPDFADYDGVVVATAHEEYRDIDLAAVADDLGPDPVVLDVGDVFDTDRAESLGYHYREL